The Hymenobacter sp. 5317J-9 genome has a window encoding:
- a CDS encoding sigma-70 family RNA polymerase sigma factor — MTPTDDALIAAIRSGDERALAHLYRLHWPMVSHFVLQNSGSEDDAQDVYQEGVMVFYEKVCDGSLELSCQIKTYLYAVCRRLWLKRLTSKSRFGVRLLDDEEHGPYLNTGAEEDVLAAEEQDRRFNTMSEALNHLGEPCRSLLEGFYLLDKSMQDLTAEFGYTNADNAKNQKYKCLVRLKKLFFAHYKEEPI, encoded by the coding sequence TTGACTCCTACCGACGACGCGCTCATTGCCGCCATTCGCAGCGGCGATGAGCGGGCGCTGGCCCACCTCTACCGGCTGCACTGGCCCATGGTGTCGCATTTCGTGCTGCAAAACAGCGGCTCCGAAGACGACGCCCAGGACGTGTACCAGGAGGGCGTGATGGTGTTTTATGAAAAAGTATGCGACGGTTCCCTGGAGCTGAGCTGCCAGATTAAAACCTACCTCTACGCCGTGTGCCGCCGCCTGTGGCTGAAACGCCTCACGAGCAAAAGCCGCTTCGGCGTGCGCCTGCTCGACGACGAGGAGCACGGCCCCTACCTCAACACGGGGGCCGAGGAAGATGTGCTGGCCGCCGAGGAACAGGACCGCCGCTTCAATACCATGAGCGAGGCCCTGAACCACCTGGGGGAGCCCTGTCGTTCGCTCTTGGAAGGCTTCTACCTGCTCGACAAATCGATGCAGGACCTGACGGCAGAATTCGGCTACACAAACGCCGATAATGCTAAAAACCAGAAGTATAAGTGCCTCGTGCGTTTGAAAAAGTTGTTTTTTGCCCATTATAAAGAAGAGCCTATCTGA
- a CDS encoding serine protease, producing MMTEADYYALFEAYADGELAGPARASLEARMAADPDFALRYADFTELTGTLRAYRQRQTVRKQLRGLHAAMLAAEAPAEAPIAEQPATLTHTVNPMLRISRTERRLREFWSGHRATVGVAASVAVMAVFATLLGLQMWQTAKTKPSMYGYLVLSREVDKLKNKQKDLSRTINQIGAISTPAVPSNKAGKVGTGFALTSEGYLVTSYHVIQGADSLLIEGKNRQRFHAEPVYSDVKHDLAILRITDKKFTGFGRLPYAVKAGQADLGERVFTLGYPREDVVYGEGSLSARSGFEGDTAFYQVSIPVNPGNSGGPLLDERGNLIGVVSGRQNDAQSAAFATKSSYLVRLVDSLAATAKADAPYHLPRYGQLAGSGRPQQLKKLQDYVFVVKVYEKE from the coding sequence ATGATGACTGAAGCAGACTATTACGCCTTATTTGAAGCCTACGCCGACGGCGAGCTGGCCGGGCCTGCCCGTGCCAGCCTCGAAGCGCGCATGGCCGCCGACCCGGACTTTGCCCTGCGCTACGCCGACTTTACCGAGCTGACCGGCACGCTGCGCGCCTACCGCCAGCGCCAGACCGTTCGCAAGCAGCTGCGCGGCCTGCACGCCGCCATGCTGGCGGCCGAGGCTCCGGCCGAAGCGCCCATCGCCGAGCAGCCCGCCACGCTGACGCACACCGTGAACCCGATGCTGCGCATTTCGCGCACCGAGCGCCGCCTGCGCGAGTTCTGGAGCGGGCACCGCGCCACGGTGGGCGTGGCCGCCTCGGTAGCCGTGATGGCCGTGTTTGCCACGCTGCTGGGACTGCAGATGTGGCAGACGGCCAAAACGAAGCCATCCATGTACGGCTACCTGGTGCTGAGCCGCGAGGTTGATAAACTCAAAAACAAGCAGAAAGACCTTTCGCGCACCATCAATCAGATAGGGGCCATCAGCACACCGGCAGTGCCGAGCAACAAGGCGGGCAAAGTCGGCACCGGGTTTGCGCTGACTTCGGAAGGCTATCTGGTAACGAGCTACCACGTCATTCAAGGTGCTGATTCGCTGCTGATTGAAGGCAAAAACCGCCAGCGCTTCCACGCCGAGCCGGTGTATTCAGACGTGAAGCACGACCTGGCCATCCTGCGCATTACGGACAAGAAATTTACCGGCTTCGGCCGCCTGCCCTACGCCGTGAAGGCCGGACAGGCCGACCTCGGCGAGCGGGTCTTCACACTGGGCTACCCGCGCGAAGACGTTGTGTACGGCGAGGGCTCGCTGAGCGCCCGCTCGGGCTTCGAGGGCGACACGGCCTTCTACCAGGTGAGCATCCCGGTGAACCCCGGCAACTCGGGCGGCCCGCTGCTGGACGAGCGCGGCAACCTGATTGGCGTGGTGAGCGGCCGCCAGAACGACGCGCAGAGCGCCGCCTTCGCCACCAAGTCGTCGTACCTGGTGCGGCTGGTCGATTCGCTGGCCGCTACGGCCAAGGCCGACGCCCCCTACCACCTGCCCCGCTACGGCCAGTTGGCTGGCTCGGGCCGCCCACAGCAGCTAAAGAAGCTGCAGGACTACGTGTTTGTGGTGAAGGTGTACGAAAAAGAATAG
- a CDS encoding acyl carrier protein, whose protein sequence is MYVSTTSPAHTATLEQQVFRIISKRKAIRASRVRKTASLARDLRFDTVDVVDIILELERNFSITIPDEVPLNTVGDFVRYVREHAAAA, encoded by the coding sequence ATGTACGTATCCACCACTAGCCCCGCCCATACCGCCACCCTCGAGCAGCAGGTATTCCGCATCATCAGCAAGCGCAAAGCCATTCGGGCCAGCCGTGTGCGCAAAACCGCCAGCCTCGCCCGCGACCTGCGCTTCGACACTGTCGATGTTGTCGACATCATCCTGGAGCTGGAGCGCAACTTCAGCATCACCATCCCCGACGAGGTGCCCCTCAACACCGTGGGCGACTTCGTGCGCTACGTGCGCGAGCACGCCGCCGCCGCCTAG
- a CDS encoding efflux RND transporter permease subunit: MQDLEKEFGPTSWSINNKTSIYIITVLLCVAGIFAYIKLGKEKFPDIVIPRIIVATVYPGTSPADIENLVTRQLEKEIKSVNGVKKINSTSNQDYCIVDVEFNSGVDVQYAKQLIKDAVDKAATELPNDLPTAPTVKEINISEQPIMYVNLSGNLPAAQLKKYADDFQDKIEALPEITRVDIIGALDQQVNVDVDLNKLRASRLGFSDISRAIGGENLTVSGGSIDVGQQKRAVRVAGQYVRAEDIADIQVKNLNGAAVRLGDIATVTDGFKDRESFARLDGRPAITLNVVKRQGENLIDASDKIKALVKETEKTLPKELKITITGDTSNDTRVTLHDLINTIIIGFLLVTFILMFFMGTTNAMFVGLSVPISMFLAFLIIPGFDFSLNMIVLFAFLLALGIVVDDAIVVIENTHRLLHEHPDLSTKKAAKFAAGEVFVPVLAGTLTTVAPFVPLMFWPGIVGSFMYYLPVTLIITLMSSLVVAFIMNPVFAVSFMNREEHFEEDLHSRPKATRGFLITMAVLVGLGILFNLTAMGKTPDVGPDGEVSGLLGHFLGNLCLALAAFIALDRFVLVKMIAWFQTRALPRFQNGYANLVRWAIGHPALVMVGVLVLFIGSFVAVGIRGPKVDFFPKGDPKFIYTYLRMPVGTRVEVTDSVTQILENRIYGVIGRNNPDVESVITNVAIGAGDPSEATASGVSQSHMGKVGVAFKELSDRKGPATSTYMDKIREVVKGIPGAEVSVDQEASGPPQQKPIAIEVSGDDYPALAKLSKKVERYVDSLRIGGIEDLRSNLEDRNPEIAVNIDRTRANREGISTGQIGLEVRTAIYGSEASKFKTADDEYPIQVRYAQPYRSDVDAIVNAPLTFRDATGQVRQVPISAIADVSYGSTYGGIKRKDTKRIITISSNVLNGFTGPDVAAQVKQALKSFPVPAGYNIKMGGAEEDQKETTDFLPLAGLGALALIFLILVTQFNSFSKPVIILSEVLFSIAGVFWGLAITGMNVSIVMTGVGIIALAGIVVKNGILLVEFTDILRSQGMPLREAIVLAGRTRLNPVILTATAATLGLIPLAIGLNIDFYELFASGNPHFFIGGESVTFWGPLAWTIIFGLVFATGITLLVVPVMYLLSETLKGKISGKNPDQLATNSEEVDSEEVQAARPPVLA; the protein is encoded by the coding sequence ATGCAAGATTTAGAAAAAGAGTTTGGGCCGACCAGTTGGTCCATCAACAACAAAACCAGCATCTACATCATCACGGTGCTGCTGTGCGTGGCGGGGATTTTTGCCTACATCAAGCTGGGCAAGGAGAAATTCCCCGACATCGTGATTCCGCGCATCATCGTGGCCACGGTGTACCCCGGCACCTCGCCGGCCGACATCGAGAACCTGGTGACGCGCCAGCTCGAAAAGGAGATTAAGAGCGTGAACGGGGTGAAGAAAATCAACTCCACCTCCAACCAGGACTATTGCATCGTGGACGTGGAGTTCAACTCCGGCGTCGACGTGCAGTACGCCAAGCAGCTCATCAAGGACGCCGTAGACAAGGCCGCCACCGAGCTGCCCAACGACCTGCCCACGGCCCCCACGGTGAAGGAGATTAACATCTCGGAGCAGCCCATTATGTACGTCAACCTGAGCGGCAACCTGCCCGCCGCCCAGCTCAAAAAGTACGCCGACGACTTCCAGGACAAGATTGAGGCCTTGCCCGAAATCACCCGCGTCGACATCATCGGCGCCCTCGACCAGCAGGTGAACGTGGACGTGGACCTGAACAAGCTGCGCGCCTCGCGCCTGGGCTTTTCGGACATTTCGCGCGCCATTGGCGGCGAAAACCTGACCGTGTCGGGCGGCTCCATCGACGTGGGCCAGCAGAAGCGCGCCGTGCGCGTGGCCGGCCAGTACGTGCGGGCCGAAGACATTGCCGATATTCAGGTGAAGAACCTCAACGGCGCGGCCGTGCGCCTCGGCGACATCGCCACCGTGACGGACGGCTTCAAGGACCGCGAAAGCTTTGCCCGCCTCGACGGCCGCCCTGCCATCACCCTGAACGTGGTGAAGCGCCAGGGCGAAAACCTGATTGACGCCTCCGACAAAATCAAGGCATTGGTGAAGGAAACGGAGAAAACCCTGCCCAAAGAGCTGAAGATTACCATCACCGGCGACACCTCGAACGACACCCGCGTGACCCTGCACGACCTCATCAACACCATCATCATCGGTTTCCTGCTCGTGACGTTCATCCTGATGTTCTTCATGGGCACCACCAACGCCATGTTCGTGGGCTTGTCGGTGCCGATTTCGATGTTCCTGGCCTTCCTCATCATCCCGGGCTTCGACTTCTCGCTGAACATGATTGTGCTCTTCGCCTTCCTGCTGGCGCTGGGCATCGTGGTCGACGACGCCATTGTGGTGATTGAAAACACCCACCGCCTGCTGCATGAGCACCCCGACCTGAGCACCAAGAAAGCGGCCAAATTCGCCGCTGGCGAAGTATTCGTGCCCGTATTGGCCGGTACGCTCACCACGGTGGCACCCTTTGTGCCGCTCATGTTCTGGCCCGGCATCGTGGGCTCGTTCATGTACTACCTGCCGGTTACGCTCATTATCACGCTCATGTCGTCGCTGGTGGTGGCCTTCATCATGAACCCGGTGTTTGCCGTGAGCTTCATGAACCGCGAAGAGCATTTCGAGGAAGACCTGCACAGCAGACCTAAAGCCACCCGCGGCTTCCTCATTACCATGGCCGTGCTGGTGGGCCTGGGCATTCTGTTCAACCTCACGGCCATGGGCAAAACGCCCGATGTTGGCCCCGATGGCGAAGTCTCTGGACTGCTGGGCCACTTCCTCGGCAACCTGTGCCTGGCCCTGGCCGCCTTCATTGCCCTCGACCGCTTCGTGCTGGTGAAGATGATTGCCTGGTTCCAGACGCGCGCCCTGCCACGCTTCCAGAACGGCTACGCCAACCTAGTACGCTGGGCCATCGGCCACCCGGCCCTCGTGATGGTGGGCGTGCTGGTGCTGTTCATCGGCTCGTTTGTGGCCGTGGGCATCCGCGGCCCCAAAGTGGACTTCTTCCCCAAAGGCGACCCCAAGTTCATCTACACCTACCTGCGCATGCCCGTGGGCACCCGCGTGGAAGTGACCGACTCGGTGACGCAGATACTGGAAAACCGTATCTACGGCGTCATCGGCCGCAACAACCCCGACGTGGAATCGGTGATTACCAACGTGGCCATCGGCGCCGGCGACCCCAGCGAGGCCACGGCTTCGGGCGTGTCGCAGTCGCACATGGGCAAGGTGGGCGTTGCCTTCAAAGAGCTGAGCGACCGCAAAGGCCCCGCCACCAGCACCTACATGGATAAAATCCGGGAAGTGGTGAAAGGTATTCCCGGCGCCGAAGTATCGGTAGACCAGGAAGCCAGCGGCCCGCCCCAGCAGAAGCCCATCGCCATCGAGGTGAGCGGCGACGACTACCCGGCCCTGGCCAAGCTCTCCAAGAAAGTGGAGCGCTACGTGGACTCGCTGCGCATTGGCGGCATCGAAGACCTGCGCTCCAACTTGGAGGACCGCAACCCGGAAATTGCCGTCAACATCGACCGCACCCGCGCCAACCGCGAGGGCATCAGCACCGGCCAGATTGGCCTGGAAGTCCGCACCGCCATCTACGGTTCGGAAGCCAGCAAATTCAAAACCGCCGACGACGAATACCCCATTCAGGTGCGCTACGCCCAGCCCTACCGCTCCGACGTGGACGCCATCGTAAACGCCCCGCTCACCTTCCGCGACGCCACCGGCCAGGTGCGCCAGGTGCCCATTTCGGCCATTGCCGACGTGAGCTACGGCAGCACCTACGGCGGCATCAAGCGCAAAGACACCAAGCGCATCATCACCATATCGTCCAACGTGCTCAACGGTTTCACCGGCCCCGACGTGGCCGCCCAGGTGAAGCAGGCCCTCAAGTCCTTCCCCGTGCCCGCCGGCTACAACATCAAGATGGGCGGCGCTGAAGAAGACCAGAAGGAAACCACCGACTTCCTGCCGCTGGCCGGTCTGGGCGCCCTGGCGCTCATCTTCCTCATTCTCGTCACGCAGTTCAACTCGTTCAGCAAGCCGGTCATCATCCTCTCCGAAGTGCTGTTCTCGATTGCGGGCGTGTTCTGGGGCCTGGCCATCACCGGCATGAACGTCAGCATCGTGATGACGGGCGTGGGCATCATCGCCTTGGCCGGCATCGTGGTGAAGAACGGCATTCTGCTGGTCGAATTCACCGACATCCTGCGCTCGCAGGGCATGCCGTTGCGCGAAGCCATCGTGCTGGCCGGCCGCACCCGCCTCAACCCCGTCATTCTGACGGCCACGGCCGCCACGCTGGGCCTCATCCCGCTGGCCATCGGCCTCAACATCGACTTCTACGAGCTGTTCGCTTCCGGCAACCCCCACTTCTTCATCGGTGGCGAGTCGGTAACGTTCTGGGGCCCGCTGGCCTGGACCATCATTTTCGGTCTGGTGTTCGCCACGGGCATCACGCTGCTGGTGGTGCCGGTGATGTACCTGCTGAGCGAAACGCTCAAAGGAAAAATTTCCGGAAAAAATCCCGACCAGCTTGCAACCAATTCCGAAGAGGTGGACTCTGAGGAAGTACAGGCGGCCCGGCCGCCTGTACTAGCCTAA
- a CDS encoding efflux RND transporter periplasmic adaptor subunit, which produces MRFNPTQPATLFLASTLLLASCGGNKDPKAELAKLKKEQAATQAKIADLEAKTGAGADAAAANITPVSVMNVQPESFKSFLEVQGRVDFDQNATVGARAAGTLTSIRVQRGDQVRKGQVLATVDASVLDASIAELRTRMDLAKTVYEKQAGLWKQQIGTEIQYLQAKNNYEALQRNLATLNQQRSLYSVVAPFSGSVDEVLPKLGEVTAPGAPVVRLTSGSGGKILADVSEAYGNSIKAGDNAVVTIPDLGGEEIPATVRVVSRGINATSRTFTVELRLKGNQAANLRPNMVATVRIQNYDRQNATVIPVDLVQKDEQNSYVYVVGQEGGKAVAKKRVIKTGNAYNGKIEVTSGLQNGDQVISAGYQNLNEGQAVSVAKA; this is translated from the coding sequence ATGCGTTTCAACCCAACCCAACCCGCCACGCTGTTCCTCGCCAGCACCTTGCTTTTGGCTTCGTGCGGCGGCAACAAAGACCCCAAAGCCGAGCTGGCCAAGCTGAAGAAGGAGCAGGCCGCCACGCAAGCCAAAATTGCCGACCTGGAAGCCAAAACCGGCGCCGGGGCCGACGCCGCGGCCGCCAACATCACGCCCGTGTCGGTGATGAATGTGCAGCCCGAAAGCTTCAAGAGCTTCCTCGAAGTGCAGGGCCGCGTCGATTTCGACCAGAACGCCACCGTGGGCGCCCGTGCCGCCGGCACGCTCACCAGCATCCGCGTGCAGCGCGGCGACCAGGTGCGCAAAGGCCAGGTGCTGGCCACCGTGGATGCCTCGGTGCTTGACGCCAGCATTGCCGAGCTGCGCACCCGCATGGACCTGGCCAAGACGGTGTACGAAAAGCAAGCCGGCCTGTGGAAGCAGCAGATTGGCACCGAAATTCAGTACTTGCAAGCCAAAAACAATTACGAAGCCCTGCAGCGCAACCTGGCCACCCTCAACCAGCAACGCTCGCTCTATAGCGTGGTGGCGCCGTTCTCGGGCTCCGTGGACGAGGTGTTGCCCAAGCTGGGCGAAGTGACGGCCCCCGGCGCGCCGGTGGTGCGCCTGACCAGCGGCTCGGGTGGCAAAATTCTGGCCGACGTGTCGGAAGCCTACGGCAACAGCATCAAGGCCGGCGATAACGCCGTGGTGACCATTCCGGACCTGGGCGGCGAGGAAATCCCCGCCACGGTGCGCGTGGTGAGCCGCGGCATCAACGCCACCAGCCGCACCTTCACGGTGGAGCTGCGCCTGAAAGGCAACCAGGCCGCCAACCTGCGCCCCAACATGGTGGCCACGGTGCGCATCCAGAACTACGACCGCCAGAACGCCACCGTCATTCCGGTGGACCTGGTGCAGAAAGACGAACAGAACAGCTACGTGTACGTGGTGGGCCAGGAAGGCGGCAAGGCCGTGGCCAAGAAGCGCGTCATCAAAACGGGCAACGCCTACAACGGCAAGATTGAAGTGACCAGCGGCCTGCAAAACGGCGACCAGGTGATTTCGGCCGGCTACCAGAATTTGAACGAGGGCCAGGCGGTGAGCGTCGCCAAAGCCTAA
- a CDS encoding TolC family protein, which produces MFQPRVLLLAALSAAAPHGLLAQTKPNTELATTPTAGTMPLSLQQAVDYAIKNKPTLLATRLGEATAAARVGEIKSAGLPQVNVGATATDNLKLQKSLVDFGALGGGSSATPLTAADIAAAQAGQTVNIKPISLPSEPVPPQAFAFGLQYAGNASASVSQLLFDGSYLIGLKAAKVYTELAKKQTQQAEIDVVEQVSKAYYSTLVARSRLALLARNVQRLDTVLYQTNQTFKAGFAEKLDVDRLRVQRNNLVVEQQKAQRLTELSVALLKFQMGLPQQQAVQLTDSLGAAVVDAGALRQRLGVASLNTGGAGAGNVPTAPAPATGTDPATQSRLDQQTALAGGLAPAALGALNYNNRIEFSTLETQQALAGLDLRNRQAGAYPRLLLTGAYGFTGSAKTMGDLFAFRGPDSRSSNGFPNQNWFGFGNVGLTLQVPVFDGFRRKYLVQQSRIQQQTIERGFETLKQSIDLQDAQSRTTLVNALDVLDNQKANLDLATDVARVTRIKFNAGVGSNLEVITAETDLRSAQTNYYGAVYDVLVAKVDRDKATGELYNQVKK; this is translated from the coding sequence ATGTTTCAACCCAGAGTCCTGCTACTGGCGGCGCTGAGCGCGGCCGCGCCGCACGGGCTGCTTGCCCAAACCAAGCCCAACACTGAGCTGGCAACCACCCCCACGGCTGGCACCATGCCCCTGAGCCTGCAGCAGGCGGTGGACTACGCCATTAAAAACAAGCCCACGCTGCTGGCCACCCGCTTGGGCGAGGCCACGGCCGCCGCGCGGGTGGGCGAAATCAAAAGCGCCGGCCTGCCGCAGGTGAACGTGGGCGCCACCGCCACCGACAACTTGAAGCTGCAGAAGTCGCTGGTTGACTTTGGCGCCCTGGGCGGGGGCTCGTCGGCCACGCCGCTCACGGCGGCCGACATCGCGGCCGCGCAAGCCGGCCAGACGGTGAACATCAAGCCCATCTCGCTGCCCTCCGAGCCGGTGCCGCCGCAGGCCTTCGCCTTCGGCCTGCAGTACGCCGGCAACGCCAGCGCCTCGGTGTCGCAGCTGTTGTTCGACGGTTCGTACCTGATTGGCCTGAAAGCCGCCAAGGTGTATACCGAACTGGCCAAAAAGCAAACCCAGCAGGCCGAAATCGACGTGGTGGAGCAGGTGAGCAAAGCCTACTACAGCACGCTGGTGGCCCGCTCGCGCCTGGCCCTGCTGGCCCGCAACGTGCAGCGCCTCGACACGGTGCTCTACCAAACCAACCAGACCTTTAAAGCCGGTTTTGCCGAAAAGCTTGACGTGGACCGCCTGCGCGTGCAGCGCAACAACCTAGTAGTGGAGCAGCAGAAAGCCCAGCGCCTCACCGAGCTGAGCGTGGCGCTGCTGAAGTTCCAGATGGGCCTGCCGCAGCAGCAGGCCGTGCAGCTCACCGACTCACTCGGAGCGGCCGTGGTGGACGCCGGCGCCCTGCGCCAGCGCCTCGGCGTGGCCAGCCTGAACACCGGCGGTGCCGGCGCGGGCAATGTGCCCACCGCCCCCGCCCCGGCCACGGGCACCGACCCCGCCACCCAAAGCCGCCTCGACCAGCAAACGGCCCTTGCGGGCGGCCTGGCTCCGGCCGCGCTGGGCGCCCTGAACTACAACAACCGCATCGAGTTTTCGACCCTGGAAACCCAGCAGGCCCTGGCCGGCCTCGACCTGCGCAACCGCCAGGCCGGTGCCTACCCGCGCTTGCTGCTGACCGGGGCCTACGGCTTCACCGGCTCGGCCAAAACCATGGGCGACTTGTTTGCCTTCCGCGGGCCCGACTCGCGCAGCAGCAACGGCTTCCCCAACCAGAACTGGTTTGGTTTCGGCAACGTGGGCCTGACCTTGCAGGTGCCGGTGTTCGACGGCTTCCGCCGCAAGTACTTGGTGCAGCAGAGCCGCATCCAGCAGCAAACCATTGAGCGCGGCTTCGAGACGCTGAAGCAGAGCATTGACCTGCAGGACGCCCAGAGCCGCACCACCCTCGTCAACGCCCTCGACGTGCTCGACAACCAGAAAGCCAACCTTGACCTGGCCACCGACGTGGCCCGCGTGACGCGCATCAAGTTCAACGCCGGCGTGGGCTCCAACCTGGAGGTCATCACGGCCGAAACCGACCTGCGCTCGGCCCAGACTAACTACTACGGCGCCGTGTACGACGTGCTGGTGGCCAAGGTAGACCGCGACAAAGCCACCGGCGAGTTGTATAACCAAGTGAAAAAATAG
- a CDS encoding TetR/AcrR family transcriptional regulator: MEIKDRILNHAQALFMRNGIKSVSMDDIAADMAMSKKTLYKWFENKDQIVMATMNRHLNQVQGECTAVAGPAANAIEEMLTISRWADEQFSNVHPSIFNDLKKYHPAAWDLFGQHKNTFILDQITRNLRRGMAEGLFRPDLDVEVLARLNLAQIELAFDPVLYPPAQFSPMRVNRVFDEHFLLGVATLKGHKLINDYRQVTENE; this comes from the coding sequence ATGGAAATCAAAGACCGAATCCTCAACCACGCGCAGGCGCTATTCATGCGTAACGGCATCAAAAGCGTGAGCATGGACGACATCGCCGCCGACATGGCCATGTCGAAAAAAACCCTTTACAAGTGGTTCGAGAACAAGGACCAGATTGTGATGGCGACCATGAACCGGCACCTGAACCAGGTGCAGGGCGAATGCACCGCCGTGGCCGGCCCCGCCGCCAACGCCATCGAGGAAATGCTGACCATTTCCCGCTGGGCCGACGAACAGTTCAGCAACGTGCACCCCAGCATTTTCAACGACCTGAAGAAGTACCACCCGGCGGCCTGGGACCTGTTTGGCCAGCACAAAAACACCTTCATTCTGGACCAGATTACCCGGAACCTGCGCCGCGGCATGGCCGAGGGCCTGTTCCGCCCCGACCTGGACGTGGAGGTGCTGGCCCGGCTCAACCTGGCCCAGATTGAGCTGGCCTTCGACCCCGTGCTGTACCCGCCGGCACAGTTCAGCCCCATGCGCGTCAACCGCGTGTTCGACGAGCATTTCCTGCTGGGCGTGGCCACGCTCAAGGGCCACAAGCTCATCAACGACTACCGGCAGGTGACCGAAAACGAGTAG
- the ispF gene encoding 2-C-methyl-D-erythritol 2,4-cyclodiphosphate synthase produces the protein MKIRTGFGYDVHQLQEGLPFWLGGIQVPHTHGALGHSDADVLIHVICDALLGAANLRDIGFHFPDTDPQYKGIDSKKLLAGVMRLLRERGYEVGNVDSTICLERPKVNPHIPEMQRVLAAVMGVAEEDISIKATTTEKLGFVGRQEGVAAYASVLITRG, from the coding sequence ATGAAAATTCGCACCGGCTTCGGCTACGACGTTCACCAACTCCAGGAAGGGCTGCCTTTCTGGCTCGGCGGCATTCAGGTGCCGCACACCCACGGCGCCCTCGGCCACTCCGACGCCGACGTGCTCATTCACGTCATCTGCGACGCGCTGCTGGGCGCCGCCAACCTGCGCGACATCGGCTTTCACTTCCCCGACACCGACCCGCAGTACAAGGGCATCGACTCGAAAAAGTTGCTGGCCGGCGTGATGCGCCTGCTGCGCGAGCGCGGCTACGAGGTGGGCAACGTGGACTCGACCATCTGCCTGGAACGGCCCAAGGTGAACCCCCACATCCCGGAAATGCAGCGCGTGCTGGCCGCCGTGATGGGCGTGGCCGAAGAAGATATTTCCATTAAAGCAACCACGACCGAAAAACTGGGTTTTGTGGGCCGGCAGGAAGGCGTGGCGGCGTATGCCAGCGTGCTGATTACCCGGGGCTAG